The genomic interval CCGTGAAGCCGTCCTTGACCAGGATCTGGGCCGCCTTGTACGTCTCTATGGGATCGGGCAGCAGGTAGTAGGGATCCGGGGTGACCTCCAGCTTGATCCACGGCTCGCAGCCGGCGGCGCGGGCCAGCCGGGCCAGCCGCACCGCTTCCTCGCAGTCGCGGGCGCCGCTGGTGTTGGGGAGGAGCAGGTACTTTTCCCGGTCGATATGCTTGAGCATGTAGTCGTCGCGGTTGTCGATGTCGACGCGGCGCAGCGCGACCGTGACGATGTCGCTGCCCGAGGCCTCCATCGCCTCGAGCATGGCCTGGTTCGAGGAGAATTTCCCCGTCCCGACCAGCAGCCTCGATCTGAACTTTCGACCCGCGATGATGAGTTCGTCCATAATGAGATCCCCCGGAGGCTCCAGGATTGCACGTTGTCGGATGGCGGCGTGCCGGAAGGACGCTTCCTTCACCTGCCCCACGCAGGGCATTTTACCACGAACCGGCGTATTTGGAAACGGCCCCGTGGCGACGGCAACTTCCGGGAATCGCGCGGTTTTTACCTGTCCGAGCCTCCCCCCAGCACGGAGTAGAGGTTCACCTGGTTGGCGTAGCGCGCCAGGCGGACGGCGATCAGCCCCTGCTGCGCCGCGTACAGGGATCGCTGAGCGTCGAGGACGCCCAGGAAGCTGTCGATCCCCTTTTCGTAACGCAGATTGGAGAGGCGGTAGGTATCCGCCACGGCGTCGGTCAGCGACCGCTGCGCGGCAAGCTGCTCCTCGATCGTCCCCTTCGCCGCGAGGGCGTCCGCCACTTCCCGGAAGGCGGACTGGATCGCCTTTTCGTACTGGGCCACTGCGATCTCCCGCTCCACCTTGACCGCCCGCAGGGCGTACCAGGAACGGGCATCGAAGATCGGCGTGACGATCCGCGGCGCGAAGCTCCAGGTCGACTGGCCGGAATCGAAGAGCCGCGACAGCTCCGCGCTCGAGGTCCCGAACGAGGTGGTGAGGGAGATCCGGGGGAAGAGGGCCGCGCGGGCGGCGCCGATGTTCGCGTCGGCGCCCTTCAGCCGGCTCTCGGCCGCCAGGATGTCCGGGCGGCGCAGCAGCACGTCGGACGGCAGCCCGGCGAATATCTCTTTCGGTGGGGACACGGCCTCCAGGTCGGCCGGCAGCAGCTCCGCCGGCACCGGCGATCCGACCAGCAGGTTCAGGGCATTCTCGTCCTGGGCCGCCCGCTGGACGAAAAAGGCGGCGTCCGCACGTGCGGCGTCCACCCGGCTCTGCGCCTGGCGCAGGTCCAGCTCGGGCGAAAGCCCGACCTCGTACCGCTTCCGGATCAGGTCGAAGGAAGCCTGCTGCGTCTCCATGGTGGACCGGGCGAGCCGGAGCGTCTCCCGGTCCGCCGCCAGCGCCAGGTACGCGTTGGCGACGCCCGACACCAGCAGGAGCTGCGCTCCGCGCCGCGCCTGCTCCGTGGCGAGGTACTCCTCGAGCGCCGCGTCCTTCAGGCTGCGGATGCGGCCGAAGAAATCGAGCTCCCAGGAGCCGATCCCCACGCCGACGCTGTACTCTTCGGGCCGCGACACCTCCCCCCCGCTCGACAGGTCGGCGGGCACGCGCCGTTTCGATCCGGCGGCAGACGCATCCACCGTCGGGTACAGCTCGGACCGCTGGATCCCGTACAGGGCGCGCGCCCGCTCCACGTTCAGCGCCGCGGTCCGCAGGTCTCGGTTGTTTTCCAGCGCCATCCCGATGACTTTCCGGAGCCGCTCGTCGGTGAAGAACTCCCGCCACGGCAATTCCTCCGCGGCCGGCGCGGCGGCGGAGACCGGCGCGTTGTCGTACGCGGGGCCGGCCGGCCAGGAGGCGGGAACCGGCGCGTCCGGACGCGCGTATTCCGGGGCCAGGGAGCAGCCGCCGAGGAGAAGGAGCCCTCCCAGAGAGAAGCTGAGGACGGTCTTCATCCCCTTCATGTCAGTTCACCTCCTGAGGCCGCTTCTTCTCGAACAGGCGGGAGACGACGATGAAGAACAACGGGATGAAGATCAGGTCGATCAAAGTGGCCGAGAGCATCCCGCCGGTGACCGCGGTCCCGATGGCGTTCATGGCTCCGGCGCCGGCGCCGACGGCGATGGCCAGCGGAAGTACGCCGAAGAAAAACGCCAGCGACGTCATGATGACGGGGCGGAATCGGATCCGCACCGCGGCAAGCGTCGCCTCGGTCAGCTCCACTCCCTGCCGCCGCTGCTCCTTGATGAACTGGATGATCAGGATGGCGTTCTTGGTGGACAGCCCGAGCGTCGTCAGAAACCCGATCTGGAAATAGACGTCGTTGGGCAGTCCCCGCAAGGTCGTTGCAACGATCGCGCCGAATATTCCCAGCGGCAGCATCAACAGGTTGACGAACGGGATGGTCCAGCTTTCGTACAAGGCCGCGACGCAGAGGAAGATCACCAGGATGGAGAACGCGTACAGCAGGCCGGTCTGGGAGCGGGCCATCCGCTCCTGGTAGGAGAGGCCGGTCCAGTCGAAGCCGATCCCCGGGGGAAGCTTCGACGCGATCTCCTCCATGGCCGCCATCGCCTCCCCGGAGCTCCTCCCGTCGGCCGGTTCGCCCTGGATGTTGACGGACGGGAAGCCGTTGAAGCGCTCGAGCTTCGGGGAGCCGGATGTCCAGCGTCCCGTGGAGAAGGCGGAGAACGGGACCATCCTTCCCGCCGTGTTGCGGACGTAGAGCTTGTCCACGTCTTTAGGGAGCATCCGGTGCGGGGCGTCCGCCTGGACATACACCCGCTTGACGCGCCCCCCCTGGATGAAGTCGTTGACGTAGGCGCTGCCGAACGCCGCGGAGATGGTGTTGTTGACGGAGCCGACGGGAACCCCGAGCGCCCCCGTCTTCTCCCAATCCACGTCTACGCGGTACTGCGGGACGTCCTCCATCCCGTTCGGCCGGACGTTCTTGAGCCGCGGGTCGCGCGCCGCCATGCCGAGCGCCATGTTGCGCGCTTCCATCAGCTTCTCGTGGCCCAGTCCGCCGCGGTCCAGGAGCTGGAAGTCGAACCCCCGCGCGAAGCCCAGCTCGATGACCGAGGGCGGCGGAAAGGCGAACGCCATCGCGTCCCGGTACTGCGAGATGACCCGCATCGTCCGGCCGGCCAGGGCATCGACCTTCAAATCCTTCCGGTGCCGGAGGTCCCAGTCCTTGAGCCGGACGAACGCCATCCCCTGGTTCTGCCCCCGCCCCGCGAAGCTGATCCCGGAAACGTACATGACCGAATCCACCGTTTCCGGCTCGTTCTTCAGGATATGCTCGCGGATCCGCACCATGACGCC from Thermodesulfobacteriota bacterium carries:
- a CDS encoding efflux transporter outer membrane subunit codes for the protein MKGMKTVLSFSLGGLLLLGGCSLAPEYARPDAPVPASWPAGPAYDNAPVSAAAPAAEELPWREFFTDERLRKVIGMALENNRDLRTAALNVERARALYGIQRSELYPTVDASAAGSKRRVPADLSSGGEVSRPEEYSVGVGIGSWELDFFGRIRSLKDAALEEYLATEQARRGAQLLLVSGVANAYLALAADRETLRLARSTMETQQASFDLIRKRYEVGLSPELDLRQAQSRVDAARADAAFFVQRAAQDENALNLLVGSPVPAELLPADLEAVSPPKEIFAGLPSDVLLRRPDILAAESRLKGADANIGAARAALFPRISLTTSFGTSSAELSRLFDSGQSTWSFAPRIVTPIFDARSWYALRAVKVEREIAVAQYEKAIQSAFREVADALAAKGTIEEQLAAQRSLTDAVADTYRLSNLRYEKGIDSFLGVLDAQRSLYAAQQGLIAVRLARYANQVNLYSVLGGGSDR